One Streptomyces sp. SAI-135 DNA segment encodes these proteins:
- a CDS encoding amidohydrolase family protein gives MVYDAHRHIGVLPAYPFYGGPPVNPDTTARATVKQLIADLDAEGTERALVIPNYGVPDPAIAFSFNELALEAAQSDDRIRAGLWVSPRPEDAQRTDQALQLAGEPGVKALKLSFLLGGRPTDPACRPQLERIFAEAARHGLIVHVHTSPGAASDIDEVGHLVDWYADQVPVHLVHFGGGMSGHIKLVGSRFFDWISAGKRVYTDLSWAIGFTPRWLAQEIERRGIGHDRVLFASDQPWGDFTGEYARLAEATGGGQLGDLVFRDTFAALYD, from the coding sequence ATGGTCTACGACGCACACCGCCATATCGGCGTCCTGCCCGCCTATCCCTTCTACGGAGGCCCGCCCGTCAACCCGGACACCACCGCCCGCGCCACCGTCAAGCAGCTCATCGCCGACCTGGACGCGGAGGGCACCGAACGGGCCCTGGTCATCCCCAACTACGGCGTCCCGGACCCCGCGATCGCCTTCTCCTTCAACGAACTGGCGCTGGAGGCCGCGCAGAGCGACGACCGGATCCGTGCCGGGCTGTGGGTGTCCCCGCGCCCGGAGGACGCCCAACGCACAGACCAGGCTCTCCAGTTGGCGGGCGAGCCCGGAGTCAAGGCCCTGAAGCTGAGCTTCCTGCTGGGCGGCCGTCCCACGGACCCGGCCTGCCGCCCCCAACTGGAACGCATCTTCGCCGAGGCCGCCCGGCACGGCCTCATCGTCCACGTCCACACCTCTCCCGGCGCCGCCTCCGACATCGACGAGGTCGGCCACCTCGTCGACTGGTACGCCGACCAAGTGCCCGTCCATCTTGTGCACTTCGGCGGCGGGATGAGCGGCCACATCAAGCTCGTCGGCTCCCGGTTCTTCGACTGGATCAGCGCCGGCAAGCGTGTCTACACCGACCTCTCCTGGGCCATCGGCTTCACTCCCCGCTGGCTGGCCCAGGAGATCGAGCGCCGCGGCATCGGCCACGACCGGGTGCTCTTCGCCAGCGACCAGCCGTGGGGCGACTTCACCGGCGAGTACGCCCGCCTCGCCGAAGCCACCGGCGGCGGCCAACTCGGTGACCTGGTCTTCCGGGACACCTTCGCCGCGCTCTACGACTGA
- a CDS encoding HD domain-containing protein, with protein sequence MSEIIAGVEIPETAAVAEATRAMQEMTSPLIYHHSRRVFVFGAIHAHRLGLDPDPELLYLSAMFHDTGLLTPFSSAEQRFEVDGADHARKFMLDRGFPAAAADVVWTAIALHTTPGIPHRMGPEVAVTYFGVLTDVLGFGLDELDRSQVDEITAAHPRGDFKNEFLQAYVDGLKHRPETTNGTVNADVLEHFVPGFRRTTTVERMLGAPWPS encoded by the coding sequence ATGAGCGAGATCATCGCAGGGGTAGAAATTCCTGAAACGGCGGCAGTCGCCGAGGCCACCCGCGCCATGCAGGAGATGACCAGCCCCCTTATCTACCACCACTCCCGGCGCGTTTTCGTCTTCGGTGCCATTCATGCTCACAGGCTCGGCCTGGACCCCGACCCGGAGCTTCTCTACCTGTCCGCCATGTTCCACGACACGGGCTTGTTGACGCCGTTTTCCAGTGCAGAGCAGCGCTTCGAAGTCGATGGAGCCGACCACGCCCGCAAGTTCATGCTGGACCGTGGGTTCCCGGCCGCGGCCGCCGACGTGGTGTGGACGGCCATCGCCCTGCACACGACCCCGGGAATTCCCCACCGGATGGGCCCGGAGGTCGCCGTCACGTACTTCGGGGTTCTGACCGACGTGCTCGGCTTCGGTCTGGACGAGCTGGACCGCAGCCAGGTGGACGAGATCACCGCCGCCCATCCGCGGGGCGACTTCAAGAACGAGTTCCTGCAGGCCTACGTCGACGGTCTCAAGCACCGCCCCGAGACCACGAACGGAACCGTGAATGCCGATGTGCTGGAACACTTCGTTCCCGGCTTCCGGCGCACCACTACGGTTGAGCGCATGCTGGGCGCTCCCTGG
- a CDS encoding MSMEG_0568 family radical SAM protein, protein MSVGTGNSGTAVDVRIMTRAELALRGVASDTPLRRPDGAGPSDDGHVLVDGANAALPRNPHSPYSVRDGKVWLGDEDTGISLTPVRRPRFYDLTTADGIRYEQIARLHGSDVLATTVVQTCIRYAESDRCRFCTIEESLRSGATVAAKTPAQLAEVAEAAVRLDGVRQMVMTTGTTTGPDRGARTLVRSVRAVLAAVPGLPIQVQCEPPGDLAWIRALHDAGATAIGIHVESLDEQVRRRWMPGKSTVPLSEYEAAWDEAVRVFGPNRVSTYLLVGLGEDPDELVAGAGRLIDRGVYPFVVPFRPMSGTLAARDGVQAPGADLLTYVTEGVAAKLRAAGMSGADQKAGCAACGACSVLQTAGG, encoded by the coding sequence GTGAGCGTTGGCACCGGAAACAGCGGTACGGCGGTGGACGTGCGGATCATGACCCGCGCCGAACTCGCCCTGCGCGGCGTCGCTTCGGACACGCCCCTGCGGCGTCCGGACGGCGCGGGCCCCAGCGACGACGGACATGTCCTCGTCGACGGTGCCAACGCCGCGCTCCCACGCAACCCCCACAGTCCCTACTCCGTGCGCGACGGCAAGGTGTGGCTCGGTGACGAGGACACCGGAATCTCCCTCACACCCGTACGCCGCCCGAGGTTCTACGACCTCACCACCGCCGACGGCATCCGCTACGAGCAGATCGCCCGCCTGCACGGCTCGGATGTCCTGGCCACCACCGTCGTGCAGACCTGCATCCGCTACGCCGAGTCCGACCGCTGCCGCTTCTGCACCATCGAGGAGTCCCTGCGCTCGGGTGCCACCGTGGCCGCCAAGACCCCGGCGCAACTCGCCGAGGTCGCCGAGGCCGCCGTACGGCTCGACGGCGTACGGCAGATGGTGATGACCACCGGCACCACCACCGGACCCGACCGCGGCGCCCGCACCCTCGTACGGTCGGTCCGGGCGGTGCTGGCAGCCGTGCCCGGCCTGCCGATCCAGGTGCAATGCGAACCACCCGGCGACCTCGCCTGGATCCGCGCGCTGCACGACGCCGGAGCCACCGCCATCGGCATCCATGTCGAGTCCCTCGACGAGCAGGTGCGCCGGCGCTGGATGCCCGGCAAGTCGACGGTGCCGCTGTCCGAGTACGAGGCCGCGTGGGACGAGGCGGTGCGCGTCTTCGGACCCAACCGCGTCTCCACCTACCTCCTCGTCGGCCTGGGCGAGGATCCCGACGAACTCGTTGCCGGAGCAGGCCGGCTGATCGACCGGGGGGTGTACCCGTTCGTCGTCCCGTTCCGCCCGATGAGCGGCACCCTCGCCGCCCGCGACGGCGTTCAGGCACCTGGTGCGGACCTCCTGACGTACGTCACCGAGGGCGTCGCCGCGAAGCTCCGCGCTGCCGGGATGAGCGGCGCCGACCAGAAGGCCGGCTGTGCGGCCTGCGGAGCCTGCAGTGTGCTCCAGACAGCGGGCGGGTGA
- a CDS encoding transposase translates to MAGVITASEPSWIGPFTGLSPRQFGRLITALRREGADPVRKGRPWSLPLENRVLLVAAYWRTNLTLRQLAPLFGVSKSAADRIIDDLGPALALQQRKRFRQGTVLIVDGTLVPTRDHAVAEQSKNYRYSTNHQVVIDADARLVVAVGRPLPGNRNDCKAWELSGAKEAVGKTMVIADGGYRGTGLVIPHRREKGQTELPAWKEEHNTSHRKVRARVEHAFARMKTWKILRDCRLKGDGVHHAMLGIARLHNLTLAG, encoded by the coding sequence GTGGCTGGTGTGATCACGGCGTCGGAGCCGTCCTGGATAGGTCCGTTCACCGGGTTGAGCCCGCGTCAGTTCGGCAGGCTGATCACCGCGTTGCGGCGCGAGGGTGCGGATCCGGTGCGCAAGGGCAGGCCGTGGAGCCTGCCGCTTGAGAATCGGGTGCTGCTGGTCGCCGCATACTGGCGCACCAACCTCACCCTGCGCCAACTCGCACCGCTGTTCGGGGTGTCGAAGTCCGCGGCCGATCGCATCATCGACGACCTCGGCCCGGCGCTCGCGCTGCAGCAGCGCAAGCGGTTCCGCCAGGGCACCGTACTGATCGTGGACGGCACCCTGGTGCCCACCCGCGACCACGCCGTCGCCGAGCAGTCGAAGAATTACCGGTACTCCACCAACCACCAGGTCGTCATCGACGCCGACGCCCGGCTCGTCGTCGCTGTCGGCCGGCCACTGCCAGGCAACCGCAACGACTGCAAGGCATGGGAGCTGTCCGGCGCAAAGGAGGCCGTCGGCAAGACCATGGTCATCGCGGACGGCGGCTACCGGGGCACCGGCCTGGTCATCCCGCACCGCCGCGAGAAAGGCCAGACCGAGCTCCCGGCCTGGAAGGAGGAACACAACACCTCCCACCGCAAGGTCCGCGCCCGCGTCGAGCATGCCTTCGCCCGGATGAAGACCTGGAAGATCCTCCGCGACTGCCGCCTCAAGGGCGACGGCGTCCACCACGCCATGCTCGGCATCGCCCGCCTGCATAACCTCACCCTCGCCGGCTGA
- a CDS encoding carbon-nitrogen hydrolase family protein has protein sequence MTALRMAAVAAEFGRDLEEDFQIAERLIKEAREEGVRLLALPEACLGGYLLSLDDSTELDEGPPALALDGPEIRRLASLAGELTVVAGYCEAAGEARYNSVVCVTGDGVLGNHRKVHQPLSEDASYSSGDRFHAFDTPVGRIGMMICYDKAFPESARALALDGAEIGICVSAWPGSRTNAATDLVDDRWKRRFDLFDRARALENQIVWLSANQAGTFGSLRFVGSAKVVDPGGEILADTGVGAGVAVAELDVAQALETARRSMGHLRDRRPETYDVPTGAVSA, from the coding sequence ATGACCGCCCTGCGCATGGCCGCCGTCGCCGCCGAGTTCGGCCGTGACCTGGAGGAGGACTTCCAGATCGCCGAACGGCTGATCAAGGAAGCCAGGGAGGAGGGCGTACGCCTTCTGGCTCTGCCCGAGGCGTGCCTCGGCGGGTATCTGCTCAGCCTCGACGACTCGACCGAACTCGACGAGGGCCCGCCCGCGCTCGCCCTCGACGGCCCCGAGATCCGCCGACTGGCGTCCCTGGCAGGGGAGTTGACGGTCGTCGCCGGATACTGCGAAGCGGCCGGGGAAGCTCGCTACAACAGCGTCGTCTGCGTCACCGGTGACGGCGTCCTCGGCAACCACCGCAAGGTCCACCAGCCGCTGAGCGAGGACGCCAGCTACTCCTCCGGTGATCGCTTCCACGCCTTCGACACCCCGGTCGGCCGGATCGGCATGATGATCTGCTACGACAAGGCGTTCCCGGAGTCCGCCCGCGCCCTCGCCCTCGACGGCGCCGAGATCGGGATCTGTGTCTCCGCCTGGCCGGGATCCCGGACGAACGCGGCCACCGACCTCGTCGACGACCGCTGGAAACGCCGCTTCGACCTCTTCGACCGGGCCCGCGCGCTGGAGAACCAGATCGTGTGGCTGTCGGCCAACCAGGCGGGCACGTTCGGGTCGCTACGCTTCGTCGGCAGCGCCAAGGTCGTCGACCCCGGCGGCGAGATCCTCGCCGACACGGGCGTCGGCGCGGGCGTCGCCGTCGCCGAACTGGACGTCGCACAGGCACTGGAGACCGCCCGCCGGTCGATGGGGCACCTGCGCGACCGGCGGCCCGAGACCTACGACGTACCCACAGGAGCAGTCAGCGCATGA
- a CDS encoding MSMEG_0572/Sll0783 family nitrogen starvation response protein, with the protein MSESVVTAELSDVEQKSLDEIPHPSLPEGTSIYGSTKVFPDYQAENGETYFTLVHGIAHESSVSFVAVLQATRALRKGFETAIYFYGPGSLNCLATRGFPTTGNSAFPGEHNINNQLKTFIAEGGKVYCCRFGLSLHGAREEDLIEGVIPTHPLDVQDALIHYARKGAIINSTYQL; encoded by the coding sequence ATGTCCGAATCCGTCGTCACCGCCGAACTCTCCGACGTCGAGCAGAAGTCCCTCGACGAGATCCCGCACCCCTCGCTCCCCGAGGGCACCAGCATCTACGGCTCCACCAAGGTCTTCCCCGACTACCAGGCCGAGAACGGCGAGACGTACTTCACCCTCGTCCACGGCATCGCCCACGAGTCCTCGGTCTCCTTCGTCGCCGTCCTCCAGGCCACCCGCGCGCTGCGCAAGGGCTTCGAGACCGCGATCTACTTCTACGGCCCCGGTTCGCTCAACTGCCTGGCCACCCGCGGCTTCCCGACCACCGGCAACTCCGCCTTCCCTGGCGAGCACAACATCAACAACCAGCTCAAGACGTTCATCGCCGAGGGCGGCAAGGTCTACTGCTGCCGCTTCGGCCTGTCCCTGCACGGCGCCCGCGAGGAGGACCTCATCGAGGGCGTCATCCCCACCCACCCCCTCGACGTCCAGGACGCCCTGATCCACTACGCACGCAAGGGCGCCATCATCAACTCCACCTACCAGCTGTAG
- a CDS encoding carbon-nitrogen hydrolase family protein, translating to MSTIRIAAAAAHFGRDLEFDLARIAKLIDDARTSGANLLVLPDAALGGYLADLRHPDPQALPPALKPDDPLILQVARMAAEMVVCLGYCEDGGDERYNAAVCVSGDGVLGRHRKVHLPAGEVAAYAPGDRFDAFDTPVGRIGMLIDYDKTFPESARSLALDGAEILACLSAWPTSITNRAPRMAQDRQAKLFDLYDQTRAAENQVVLASSNQTGAMGGMRFLGQSKVVGPGGDILARTWSKAGLAVAGIDVAEEIDRARRTLRHLDERRPDAYRETPS from the coding sequence ATGAGCACGATCCGGATCGCGGCCGCTGCCGCCCACTTCGGCCGCGACCTGGAGTTCGACCTGGCCCGCATCGCCAAGCTCATCGACGACGCGCGCACCTCCGGCGCCAATCTGCTGGTCCTGCCCGACGCCGCGCTCGGCGGCTACCTCGCCGACCTGCGCCACCCCGACCCCCAGGCCCTGCCGCCGGCCCTGAAGCCGGACGACCCGCTGATCCTCCAAGTCGCCCGTATGGCTGCCGAGATGGTGGTCTGTCTCGGCTACTGCGAGGACGGCGGCGACGAGCGCTACAACGCCGCGGTCTGCGTCAGCGGCGACGGGGTCCTCGGCCGCCACCGCAAGGTCCATCTGCCGGCCGGCGAGGTCGCCGCCTACGCGCCCGGCGACCGCTTCGACGCCTTTGACACCCCGGTCGGCCGCATCGGCATGCTCATCGACTACGACAAGACCTTCCCCGAGTCGGCCCGTTCGCTGGCCCTGGACGGCGCCGAGATCCTCGCCTGCCTCTCGGCCTGGCCCACGTCCATCACCAACCGCGCCCCGCGCATGGCCCAGGACCGCCAGGCCAAGCTCTTCGACCTGTACGACCAGACCCGCGCCGCCGAGAACCAGGTCGTCCTCGCCTCCTCCAACCAGACCGGCGCCATGGGCGGCATGCGCTTCCTCGGCCAGTCCAAGGTGGTCGGCCCTGGCGGTGACATCCTCGCCCGCACCTGGTCCAAGGCCGGCCTCGCGGTCGCCGGGATCGACGTCGCCGAGGAGATCGACCGTGCCCGACGCACCCTGCGCCACCTCGATGAACGCCGACCTGACGCCTACCGGGAGACCCCGTCGTGA
- a CDS encoding MSMEG_0567/sll0787 family protein, with protein sequence MSGVNLDGSVIVPAVDDPQDILALLGDRNTLARRPAFRIEEADGRADVAAYRELRRAAFVQEQGLFAHHDLDDHDTDPRTVVLVAKDPQGTVVGGVRLGPVDEGPDLGWWQGGRLVVARRARGPYGIGAALVRAACARAEAEGLLRFDATVQARNEVLFRRLGWQRVRDTTVAGAPHVLMRWPIGRIAALAAATKSPLGPLLTALAPPPGFVGDDGAPVPGTDVIAACDAIVPSMVERDPEWAGWCAVLVNANDLAAMGAAPLGLLDAVGAHDAAHAARVLAGLTRAAQAYDLPVLGGHTQLGVPAALSVTALGRTDRPVPGGGGRPGHAVHLTADLGGDWRPGYRGRQWDSTSHRRTDELRTMTGAVAAARPAAAKDVSMAGIAGTLGMLAEASGCRALLDVAAVPRPGAATVGDWFTCFPGFAMLTADEPGAPPLPAGPATGAVCGELTEGEGVGLRWPDGEITEAVMSTVTGMGTA encoded by the coding sequence GTGAGCGGCGTGAACCTCGACGGCTCCGTCATCGTGCCGGCCGTGGACGATCCGCAGGACATCCTGGCCCTGCTGGGCGACCGCAACACGCTCGCCCGCCGGCCCGCCTTCCGCATCGAGGAGGCGGACGGCCGGGCGGACGTGGCCGCCTACCGGGAGCTGCGCCGCGCCGCCTTCGTCCAGGAGCAGGGACTCTTCGCCCATCACGACCTGGACGACCACGACACTGACCCACGGACCGTCGTCCTGGTCGCGAAGGACCCCCAGGGCACCGTGGTCGGCGGGGTGCGCCTGGGCCCGGTCGACGAAGGCCCCGACCTCGGCTGGTGGCAGGGCGGGCGCCTGGTCGTCGCCCGCCGGGCTCGCGGCCCGTACGGCATCGGCGCGGCCCTCGTCCGCGCCGCCTGCGCCCGCGCGGAGGCGGAGGGCTTGCTGCGGTTCGACGCGACTGTCCAGGCACGCAACGAGGTACTGTTCCGGCGCCTCGGCTGGCAACGGGTACGGGACACGACGGTCGCGGGCGCGCCGCACGTCCTGATGCGCTGGCCGATCGGCCGCATCGCCGCCCTCGCGGCGGCCACGAAGTCCCCCCTCGGACCGCTCCTCACCGCACTCGCCCCGCCCCCGGGTTTCGTCGGTGACGACGGCGCGCCCGTGCCCGGCACCGACGTGATCGCGGCGTGCGACGCGATCGTGCCGTCCATGGTCGAACGGGACCCCGAGTGGGCGGGCTGGTGCGCGGTCCTCGTGAACGCCAATGACCTCGCCGCGATGGGCGCAGCCCCGCTCGGACTGCTGGACGCGGTGGGCGCCCACGACGCCGCGCACGCCGCCCGGGTCCTGGCCGGACTGACCCGGGCGGCACAGGCGTACGACCTCCCGGTGCTCGGCGGGCACACCCAGCTCGGCGTCCCGGCCGCCCTGTCGGTGACCGCGCTCGGCCGCACGGACCGGCCGGTGCCGGGTGGCGGCGGCCGCCCCGGACACGCCGTACACCTCACAGCCGACCTCGGCGGGGACTGGCGCCCGGGCTACCGGGGCCGCCAGTGGGACTCGACCAGCCACCGCCGTACGGACGAACTGCGCACCATGACCGGCGCGGTGGCCGCCGCACGGCCCGCCGCCGCCAAGGACGTGTCGATGGCGGGCATCGCCGGCACCCTCGGCATGCTGGCCGAGGCGAGCGGCTGCCGTGCGCTGCTCGACGTGGCCGCCGTGCCCCGGCCGGGGGCCGCGACGGTGGGGGACTGGTTCACGTGTTTCCCGGGCTTCGCGATGCTCACGGCCGACGAACCCGGCGCACCGCCCCTGCCCGCCGGTCCCGCCACGGGTGCGGTGTGCGGGGAGCTCACCGAAGGAGAAGGCGTCGGGCTGCGCTGGCCCGACGGAGAGATCACCGAAGCGGTCATGTCCACCGTGACCGGGATGGGGACAGCATGA
- a CDS encoding MSMEG_0565 family glycosyltransferase: MKIALLSYSTKPRGGVVHTLALAEALAAAGQDVTVWTLGRGGDAGFFRPVDPAVRLRIVPFPDGPPEERVGERILRSIAVLGTAFEPFAAAYDIVHAQDCISANAVGGRCVRTVHHIDHFTTPELAACHERAIVEPYAHICVSSAVATELADGWDIKAAVIPNGVAYDRFATTDPAARANWRARLGRYVLTVGGIEPRKGSLDLLEAYALLRSAHPDVRLVIAGGETLFDYRDYRARWEARAAELGVEPVVLGQVTEDDLPPLVAAASAFAFPSVKEGFGLAAMEALAAGVPLVVRDLPVLREVFDSAARFATTHQDLAAELGAALTDDTPARRERGRRLAARHTWAAAAERHLAFYVSWLSGTEGLR, translated from the coding sequence GTGAAGATCGCTCTGCTGAGCTACTCCACCAAGCCGCGCGGAGGCGTCGTCCACACCCTCGCCCTCGCCGAGGCGCTCGCCGCTGCCGGGCAGGACGTCACGGTGTGGACGCTGGGTCGCGGCGGCGACGCGGGCTTCTTCCGGCCGGTCGACCCCGCCGTGCGGCTGCGGATCGTTCCGTTCCCGGACGGCCCGCCCGAGGAGCGAGTCGGCGAGCGGATCCTGCGCTCCATCGCCGTCCTGGGCACGGCTTTCGAGCCCTTCGCGGCGGCGTACGACATCGTCCACGCTCAGGACTGCATCAGCGCCAACGCGGTCGGCGGCCGCTGCGTGCGCACCGTCCACCACATCGACCACTTCACCACCCCCGAACTGGCCGCCTGCCACGAGCGGGCCATCGTCGAGCCGTACGCGCACATCTGCGTGTCGTCGGCCGTCGCCACGGAACTGGCCGACGGCTGGGACATCAAGGCGGCGGTCATCCCCAACGGGGTGGCCTACGACCGTTTCGCCACGACGGACCCGGCCGCCCGTGCGAACTGGCGTGCCCGCCTGGGCCGTTACGTCCTCACGGTCGGCGGCATCGAACCCCGCAAGGGCTCGCTGGACCTGCTGGAGGCGTACGCCCTGCTGCGCTCCGCACACCCGGACGTACGACTGGTGATCGCGGGCGGCGAGACCCTCTTCGACTACCGCGACTACCGAGCCCGCTGGGAAGCCCGCGCAGCCGAACTCGGCGTCGAACCGGTCGTGTTGGGCCAGGTCACCGAGGACGACCTGCCGCCCCTGGTGGCCGCCGCGTCCGCTTTCGCCTTCCCCTCGGTCAAGGAGGGTTTCGGACTGGCCGCGATGGAGGCGCTGGCCGCGGGAGTTCCGCTGGTCGTCCGCGATCTTCCCGTACTGCGCGAGGTGTTCGACAGCGCCGCCCGTTTCGCAACCACCCACCAGGATTTGGCCGCTGAGCTCGGCGCCGCGCTCACGGACGACACCCCCGCGCGCCGGGAGAGGGGTCGCCGACTCGCCGCCCGCCACACCTGGGCCGCCGCTGCGGAACGCCACCTCGCGTTCTACGTCTCGTGGCTGAGCGGCACCGAGGGCCTCCGATAG